GTCCAGTACGTCTGTGAGGTGTCCCGGATCCCCGGACACCGCCGCGAGGCCGATCTCGGCCCTGCGGTGCAGGTTCTGTCCGCCCACCTCGGCCACGGCCACCGCGTACTTGCGCTGGAGCTCGGCCACGATCGGGCGGACGACGGAGCGTTTCTCCTTCAGCGAACGAACGTCGCCGAGGAGCAGGTCGAAGGACAGCGTCCCCACAAACATGTATGTCCGGATGTCCCGCCGGTACGGGTTCGGTCTGCGCCCTGCCCGCTCTTGGCAGGTACATCAAGAACCGTACACGCACGGCCGGGGCCGATCGACGGGATTACCTCCCGCCGACCGGCCCCGAGCACCGGTGTGCGTGTCAGCCCGCGCTGTGTCAGCCGCGGGGCTTCTCGCGCATCTCGTACGTCGCGATGACGTCGTCGACCTTGATGTCGTTGAAGTTTCCGAGGTTGATACCGCCCTCGAAGCCTTCGCGGATCTCGGTGACGTCGTCCTTGAAGCGACGCAGACCCTCGATGTTGAGGTTCTCCGCGACGACCTTGCCGTCGCGGATGAGGCGCGCCTTGGTGTTGCGCCGGACCTCGCCGGAGCGGATGAGAACACCCGCGATGTTGCCCAGCTTGGACGAGCGGAAGACCTCGCGGATCTCCGCCGTGCCGAGCTCGACCTCTTCGTACTCCGGCTTGAGCATGCCCTTGAGGGCCGCCTCGATCTCCTCGATCGCCTGGTAGATGACCGAGTAGTAGCGGACGTCCACACCCTCGCGCTCGGCCATCTGCGTGGCACGCCCGGCGGCGCGCACGTTGAAGCCGATCACGATGGCGTCGGAGCCGGTCGCCAGGTCGATGTCCGACTCGGTGACCGCGCCGACACCGCGGTGCAGCACGCGGATGTCGACCTCTTCGCCGACGTCCAGCTGGAGCAGCGAGGACTCGAGGGCCTCCACCGAACCGGACGCGTCGCCCTTGATGATGAGGTTGAGCTGCTGGACCTCGCCCGCCTTGAGCACCTTGTCGAGGTCCTCGAGGGACACCCGGCGGGTGCGCTTGGCGAAGGCGGCGTTGCGCTCACGGGCGGCGCGCTTCTCGGCGATCTGACGGGCCGTGCGGTCCTCGTCGACGACCAGGAAGTTGTCGCCGGCGCCCGGGACGTTGGTGAGACCCAGGACCAGGACGGGAGTCGACGGAGTCGCCTCCTCCACGTTGTTGCCCTTGTCGTCGAGCATCGCGCGGACACGGCCGTACGCGTCGCCGACGACCATGGTGTCGCCGATGCGCAGGGTGCCTCGCTGGACCAGGACGGTCGAGACGGCACCGCGGCCGCGGTCGAGGTGGGACTCGATCGCGATGCCCTGCGCGTCCTGCTCCGGGTTGGCCCGCAGGTCCAGGGCGGCGTCCGCCGTCAGGACCACGGCCTCCAGCAGGTTCTCGATGTTCAGACCCTGCTTGGCGGAGATGTCGACGAACATGGTGTCGCCGCCGTACTCCTCGGCGACCAGGCCGTACTCGGTCAGCTGACCGCGCACCTTCGTCGGGTCCGCACCCTCGACGTCGATCTTGTTGACCGCGACCACGATCGGCACGTCGGCCGCCTTGGCGTGGTTCAGCGCCTCGATCGTCTGGGGCATCACACCGTCGTTGGCCGCCACCACGAGGATCGCGATGTCGGTCGACTTGGCACCGCGGGCACGCATGGCGGTGAACGCCTCGTGACCCGGGGTGTCGATGAAGGTGATGCGGCGCTCTTCCTCGTTGACCTCGGTCGAGACCTGGTACGCACCGATGTGCTGCGTGATTCCACCGGCCTCGCCCGCGACGACGTTCGTCTTGCGGATCGCGTCCAGCAGCCGGGTCTTACCGTGGTCGACGTGACCCATGACGGTCACCACCGGCGGACGCGCGACCAGGAACTCCTCGCCGCCCTCGTCCTCGCCGAACTCGATGTCGAAGGACTCGAGCAGCTCGCGGTCCTCCTCCTCCGGGCTGACGATCTGGACCGTGTAGTTCATCTCGCCGGCCAGGATCTGCAGCGTCTCGTCGGAGACGGACTGCGTGGCCGTGACCATCTCACCGAGATTCATCATCACGGCGACGAGCGACGCCGGGTTGGCGTTGATCTTCTCCGCGAAGTCGGTGAGGGAGGCACCGCGCGACAGACGGACGGTCTCGCCGTTGCCGCGAGGCAGCATCACACCGCCGACCGACGGGGCCTGCATGGCCTCGTACTCCTGGCGCCTCTGCCGCTTCGACTTGCGGCCACGGCGCGCCGGACCGCCGGGACGGCCGAACGCACCCTGCGTGCCACCGCGGCCGCCGGGGCCACCCGGGCGTCCGCCGAAACCGGGACGGCCACCGCCGCCGCCGAAGCCGCCACCGCCGCCACCGGGACGCGGGCCGCCGAAGCCGCCACCGCCGCCACCGGGACGACCGCCGCCGCCACCGCCGCCACCGGGACGACCGGCGAAGCCGGGACGTCCGGCACCGCCGCCGCCACCGGGACGGCCGCCGGGACCACCGGGGCCACGGCCGCCGGGACCGGGACGCGGGCCGGCAGCGGGACGCTGCGGCATCATGCCCGGGTTGGGACGGTTACCGCCGGGGCCGCCGCCGGGGCCACCGGCTCCGCGAGGAGCCTGCGGACGCGGCATGCCGCCCGGAGTGGGACGGGAACCACCGGGAGCCTGCGGACGGGGACCGCCCTGGCCGCCGCCCTGCGGACGCGGGCCACCGGGGGCACCCTGACCGCCGGGACGCGGCGCGCCGCCGGGACGGGGCGCCTGCGGGCGCGCCATACCGGTCGAGCCACCGGAGGTGAAGGGGTTGTTGCCCGGACGCGGGCCCGCGGGACGGGCACCGGGACGCGGGGCCTGGCGCTCGCCACCGGGGCGCGGGGCACCGGAACGGGCACCGCCGCCCTGGCCCTGACCGGGACGGGCGGCCGGACGCGGGCCGGGAGTGGCACCGGGCCGGGGACCGGCAGCCGGGGCGGCCGGGGGCGCGGTGAACTCCGGCGCGGCCGGAGCGGCCGGAGCCGGCTTCGGGGCCGCCGCGGGCTTGGGACCCGGGGTCGGCCGCGGACCGGGGGTCGGGGCCGCGGGAGCACTCTTGGGAGCCTCGGCTGCGGCCGGCTTGGGGGCCGGTGCGCCGGGCTTGGGGGCTGCGGGACGCGCCGCCTGCGCCGGGGAGGGCGCGGCGGGCGTGGGGGCGCCACCCGCGCGGCTTGCCGCTGCGGGGGAGGGCGCGGACTTGCGCGGCGCCGCGGGCTTGCCGGCAGAGCGCTTCGCGGGGGCAGCCCCGGAACCCTGCTGGAAAGCATCAGTCAGTTTGCGTACAACCGGCGCCTCGATCGTCGAGGACGCCGAACGGACGAATTCACCGAGTTCTTGGAGCTTGGCCATGACGACCTTGCTCTCCACGCCGAACTCCTTGGCGAGTTCGTATACCCGGACCTTAGCCACTTCGCTCCTTTTAGGTCCGGGTTACCGCCGGACCGTCGCTACTTCATGGGCGTACTCATCGCGTACTCATCGAGTGCTCATCGCAATCTCGACCTACTTCCGACTCGCGAGGTACCTGACCGCACGGGGATCCGTGCGGTGCTGCTCTTTCTTCTTACGGTGCTGCCTGCACCGCCGTCGCCTCGATTTCCCGGCGGACGTCCGCGGTGTCGAGCGGCCCCTGGGCCTTGAGGGCCCTCGGGAACGCCCGGCGACGGACCGCCAGGTCGAGACAGACCGAGGCGGGGTGCACATAAGCACCCCGGCCGGGCAGCGTACCGCGATGATCGGGGACGCATACGCCCTCGACCGCCACGATGCGCAACAGATCGCGCTTGGCCGCTCGCTCCCGGCACCCCACGCAGGTTCGCTCAGGGCATGCGCGGACACGCGTCCGACCAGACACGTCCAAGTCTACCTCCCCGCGCCGACCTCACCCCTTTGGGGCAAGAATCGAACAATTGATGGCTCAAAACTCTTGGCGACCCTGCGGTCACGGAACGAGTCTGCGCCCGGATCCAGTCCCAGGCACCCCCCGGCCGGTGACGGAGCGCGACCCCCGCTCCGTCCCGCTCGTCCGGCCGGAAGCTGCTCCGCGGGCCGACCGGCGTCCGGTTCAGTCCTGCTCGGCGGGCTGCTCGGTGTCCGGCCGGATGTCGATCCGCCAGCCGGTGAGCCGCGCGGCGAGGCGGGCGTTCTGCCCCTCCTTGCCGATGGCCAGTGACAGCTGGTAGTCGGGGACCGTCACCCGGGCGGACCTGGCGCCGAGGTCGACGATCTCGACCTTGGACACCCGGGCCGGGGACAGCGCGTTCGCGACCATCTCCGCCGGGTCGTCCGACCAGTCCACGATGTCGATCTTCTCACCGTGCAGCTCCGCCATGACATTGCGCACCCGGCCGCCCATCGGGCCGATGCACGCGCCCTTGGCGTTCAGGCCGCTGCGCGTGGATCGCACGGCGATCTTGGTTCGGTGGCCGGCCTCACGGGCGATGGCCGCGATCTCGACGGAACCGTCAGCGATCTCCGGCACCTCGAGCGCGAAGAGTTTTTTCACCAGATTGGGGTGGGTCCTCGACAGGGTGACGGACGGGCCGCGCACCCCCTTCGCCACCCGTACGACGTAGGTGCGCAGCCGCAGCCCGTGCGAGTAGTCCTCGCCCGGCACCTGCTCCTGCACCGGCAGGATGGCCTCCAGCTTGTCGTCCAGCTTCACCAGAACGTTCTTGGGGTCCTTGCCCTGCTGGACCTGGCCGGCCACGATGTCGCCCTCTCGGCGGGCGTACTCGCCGAAGGTGACGTCGTTCTCGGCGTCGCGCAGCCGCTGCTGGATGACCTGGCGGGCGGTGGACGCCGCGATCCTGCCGAAGTCGTGCGGGGTGTCGTCGAACTCCCGGGGCTCCTGGCCCTCGTCGAGTTCCGACGGGTCCTCCTTCGCCCACACCGTCACGTGCCCGGTCTGCCGGTTCAGCTCGACCCGGGCGTGCCGACGGCTGCCCTCGGTGCGGTGGTACGCGATGAGGAGGGCCGACTCGATGGCGTCGACCAGCAGGTCGAAGGCAATCTCCTTCTCCTGTGCCAAGCCCCTCAGGAGCTTCACGTCGATGTCCACGGCTACGCCTCCTCTTCTTTCTGAATGCCGTTCTTGTCCTTGCGGTTGAACTCGAGCTCCACACGCGCCTTGGCGATCTCGCCGAAGGCGAGCCTGCGGGCGGTGGGCCTGCGCCCCTTGACGCCCGGCACCTCCAGGTCGAGACCTTCGTCGTCGACGTCGAGGATCCGCGCGACCAGCTCCTCGCCCGGCTTCCCGTCCGGGGTGGTCAGCTGGAACCGGGCGAGCCGGCCCTTGGCGCGCACGTAGTGGCGGTGTTCGCTGAGCGGGCGCTCCGCTCCGGGGGAGGTCACTTCGAGCTGGTACTCGCCCTCGCCCATGGCGTCGCTCTCGTCGAGCCTGTCGGAGATGACACGGCTGAGCTCGGCACAGGCGTCGAGATCGACGCCTTCCTCCGAATCCACGACGACGCGGAGCACACGGCGGCGGCCGGCCCGGGACAGTTCGATCTCTTCCAGATCCAGGTCCGCGGCGCTGACGAGCGGTTCGAGCAGTCCGCGCAGCCTCTCGCTCTGGGTGGTGCTCATCCGGGTGACTCCTCGGCCGCGTGTGCTGTTGTGGGTTTCGTCGTGTGTCAGCACAAAGGGTATCCGGTCGCGGGGGGTGTTGCCGTCCACCCACCGATGACCCGCAGGTACGCTCGCCTGCGGTGATCACATCAAGGCGTCGTCCACCCGATCGGGTGAATACGTCCCAGGGCCCGAGGAGAGACCAGGTGGAGCGCACGGGAACGACGCGCAGACGTGCCCTCTTGGCCACCGGGGCGGCCGCCGCCGCGGTGCTGACCGGGTGCTCGACGGACGAGCCCCGGGCACGGCGCGCCACGCCCCGGAGCGAGTCGGCGGAGACCGTGCTGCGCCGGCGCAGCGCCGAGCTGAGCGGCGCCCTGCTGCTGCGGTACGACGCGGTGCTGACGGCTCATCCGGCACTGGCGGCCCGACTGTCGCCGCTGCGGGCCGAGGTGGTGCGGCATGTCGAGGCGCTGGCGCCCACCGGGTCACGGCCGCGGCCCGGGACCCCGCCGGCACCGTCGGTGTCCCGGCCTCCGTCGCCCTCCGCCCCCGCACCGTCCGCTTCCGGGCCCGCGCGGCCCGGCCCGTCGTCCACGGCGAGCCCCGCGGCGCCCCCGGTACCCGCCGACGCCGGGGCGGCCGTTCGCGAACTCGCCGCGGCCGAGCGGACCACCGCCGACGGGCACACCGCCGCGCTGAGCGGCGCCCCGCCGGAGTACGCACGGCTGCTGGCCTCGGTCGCCGCGGCAGGTGCGGTCCACGCCTATCTGCTGACGGAAGGGTCCCGTTGATGAGCGACGCGCTGGCCGCGGCACAGGCCGCCCTCGCGGCCGAGCACGCCGCCGTCTACGGCTACGGCGTGGTCGGCGGCCGGGTCGGCGAGGCCCGCCGGGCCGAGGCCGTCGCGGCGTACGCCGCGCACCGGGCCCGCCGAAACGCCCTGGAGCGCACGGTCCGTGATCTCGGCGGGAAGCCCCCCGCCGCGCAGGCCGCCTACGCACTGCCCTTCGCGGTACCCGACACGGCGGCCGCGGTCCGGCTGGCCGCCGTTCTGGAGGACCGGGTCGCGGGCGTCTACTCCGATCTGGTGCGGGCCGCCGGGGGCCCGCTGCGCCACGACGCCGCGGCCGCGCTGCGCGAGGCGGCGGTGCGGTCGGTGCGGTGGCGCGGTACCGGCGTAGCCTTTCCCGGGCTTGCCGAGCGAGCCGCGGCGCAGTGAAAGGGAACAACGCACGCATGGGTTTCGAACCGCCCCGGCGTCTGGTGCGGGCGCTCGGAGACAACGACTGGACCGGGCAGCTGCCGAAGCTCGTCGAGGAGACCGCCGTCCGCGACGGGCTGGAGATCGAGCGGGTGATGGTGCCCGGCGGCCGGAGCAGTCTCGTCGTCCTCGTGCGGCGGCGGGACGGCACGCCCGCCGCCCTCAAGCTCGTGCCGCCGTTCGCGGGGCCGGCCCTGGAGCGGGCGGCACTCGCGCACTGGAACGGATTCGGCGCGGTGCGGCTGCTGGGCGGTTCCGGAGGCGCGCTGCTGCTGGAGCGGCTGCATCCCGAGCTGTCCGTGCGCTCGCTCCCGGAGGCCAAGGCACTGCTCGAGGCCGCAGGCACGATGCGCCGGCTGTGGGTGGAGCCGCCGTCCGGCCATGGCTTTGAGACAGTGGCCGAGCGCACGGCCCGTCAGGTGTCCGCGCTGCCGGAACGCGCCGCCGCAGCACCGCAGTCGCTGGTGGACGAGGCGCTGGCCGCGCGTGCGGAACTGCTCGCGCACTCCCCCGAGTCGCTGCTGCTGCACGGGAACTTCCGCCAGAGCAAGGTGCTCGCGGGCGACCGCACGCCCTGGCTGGCGGTCGGGCCGGAGCCGTTGGTCGGCGAGCGGGCGTACGACCTGGCGCGGCTGGCCAGGGACCGGGTGGAGGACCTGGTCGCCGCGGCCGCCGGCGCTTCCGCGACCCGCCGCCGGGTGAACCGGCTCGCGGACTCGCTGGACGTCGACCGGGACCGGCTGCGCGGCTGGACGCTGTTCCGCGCGGTGGAGTCGGGCACGCGGGCGATCGCCGAGGGGCGGCACGCCGAGGGTGAGCTGTCGCTGGAGTTCGCCGGCTGGCTGTGAGCCCACGGCGCCTCGCCGGCGGTCGTGCGGGCGGGCCGGCGACCCGCCGCCGTCCACGCCGGGCACCAGAGGGCACAGCGGCGGACGAGGCCGGGGGGCCGGGCCGGTGCGCACCGGCCCGGCCCCCCGGCCTCGTCGTCGGCGCAAGCGCCGCCGCGTCAGTCGGTGAGGCGCGCGACGGCCTCCTCGACCGTCAGCTCCTCGCGCTCGCCCGTGCGGCGGTCCTTCAGCTCCACGACGCCCTCGCCGGAGCGGCGGCCCGCCACCAGGATCCTGGGGACGCCGATCAGCTCCGCGTCGGTGAACTTCACGCCCGGGGAGACACCGGCCCGGTCGTCCACGAGCACCCGCAGGCCCGCCGCGCCGAGCTTCCCGGCCACGTCGAGTGCGAGCTCGGTCTGCAGCGCCTTGCCTGCCGCGACGACGTGGACGTCCGCCGGGGCGATCTCGCCGGGCCAGCACAGGCCCTGCTCGTCGGCGTGCTGCTCGGCGAGGGCGGCCACGGCGCGGGAGACGCCGATGCCGTAGGAGCCCATGGTCACGCGGACCGGCTTGCCGTTCTGGCCCAGGACGTCGAGCTGGAAGGCGTCCGTGTACTTGCGGCCCAGCTGGAAGATGTGGCCGATCTCGATGGCGCGGTCGAGCTTCAGTCCGGTGCCGCAGGCAGGGCACGGGTCGCCGTCCTCGACGACGACCACGTCCAGGTAGTCGTCGACCTCGAAGTCACGGCCGGCGACGACGTCGCGGGCGTGCTTGTCCTGCTTGTTGGCGCCGGTGATCCAGGCGGTGCCCGGGGCGACGCGCGGGTCGGCGATGTAGCGGACCTTCTCCAGGCCCTGCGGGCCGACGTATCCACGCACCAGGTCGGGACGGCCGACGAAGTCCTCGGCGGTGACCAGCTCGACGGCCGCCGGGGCCAGGTGGTCCGTGAGCTTGCCGAGGTCGACCTCGCGGTCCCCGGGCACACCGACGGCGACGATCTCACCGTCGACCTTCACGAGGAGGTTCTTGAGCGTGGCGGAGGCGGGCACGCCGAGGTGGTCGGCGAGCGTCTCGATGGTCGGGGTGTCCGGGGTGTCCAGTTCCTCGACGGGGCCGTGCTCGCCGGTGACCGGCTTCAGGTCGAAGGTGACGGCCTCGGTGTTCGCCGCGTAGTCGCAGGAGGGGCAGTGGACGAAGGTGTCCTCACCGGCGGCGGCCGGGGCGAGGAACTCCTCGGAGGCCGAGCCGCCCATGGCGCCGGAGACGGCGGAGACGATGCGGTGCTCCAGACCGAGGCGCTGGAAGATCTTGATGTACGCCTCGCGGTGCAGCCGGTACGACTCCGCCAGCCCCTCGTCGGTGGTGTCGAAGGAGTACGAGTCCTTCATCTGGAACTCGCGGCCGCGCAGGATGCCGGAGCGCGGACGGGCCTCGTCGCGGTACTTCGTCTGGATCTGGTACAGGATGACCGGGAGGTCCTTGTACGAGGTGCACTGGTCCTTCACCAGCAGGGTGAAGATCTCCTCGTGGGTGGGCCCGAGCAGGTAGTCCGCACCCTTGCGGTCCTGGAGGCGGAACAGCTCGGCGCCGTACTCCTCCCAGCGCCCGGTAGCCTCGTACGGCTCCTTGGGCAGCAGCGCGGGCAGCAGCACCTCCTGGGCGCCGATGGCGTCCATCTCCTCGCGGACGACCCGGGCGACGTTCTCCAGGACTCGCATGCCGAGGGGCAGCCAGCTCCAGATGCCCGCCGCGTTCCGGCGGACGTAGCCGGCACGGACCAGCAGCTTGTGGCTGAGCGTCTCGGCGTCCGCCGGGTCGTCGCGCAGTGTCTTGACCATCAGACGGGACATGCGCTGGACCTGGGCTGCCATGGATTGTCTCCTGCGTACAAGTGCGTACAAGAAAGGGTGATGTCCAGGAGGTTAGCCGGGCGGTGCCAGCGGGCGGAAATCAGTCCCGTTCCGCACACCCGTCGCGCGTGCGTGCGGTACGGCCATCAGGCGCCGCGCAGCAGTGGCAGCGGGGCCCCCATCACCGCGTACGGCTTCGGAGCGCTGGGGAAGACGACCTGGCGCGCCAGGTCCTGGTAGCCGAGGGCGCGGTACAGGCCGCGTGCCCGGCTCTCGGTGTCGATCGCGGACAGGATGGAGCGGGGCTGGGCGGCGCCGTCGGTGATGGTGGTGATCAGCCGGCGGCCGATGCCCCTCCCCTGGTAGGCCGGGTGGACATGGAGCTCGGTGATCACGAAGGAATCGTCCAGCCAGTCGTCGGAACCGTTGCTGCGCAGATACGGCTCCACGACCGTGGACCACCAGTGGGTGCGGTCGTTTGGCATCCCGTACACGAACCCCACCAGTCGGCCCGCGGGAGTCGTCGCGCCGAGGGCGTGGGCCCCGGGGCTGAGCAGGTGCCGGAGCACGATGTGGCGGCGGATACCGATCTCCTCCGCGGTGAGGCCGAAGGCGAGGGCCTGCACGGAGAGGGCGTCGTCCACGCGTGCGGCGAGGTTGACCGGCGCGACCTCGACATCGTGTTCCATGCGGGAACCCTACTTCTCCGCCTGCCGCTCAGAACAGCACGCTCATGAACGCACCGACCTCGCGGAATCCCACCCGTCGGTACGCCGCGCGGGCCGCGGTGTTGTAGTCGTTCACGTACAGGCTGACGAGCGGTGCGACATCGGCGAGGGCGTAGCTGATCACGGCCGCCATCCCGGTCTCGGACAGGCCGCGTCCGCGGTACTCGGGGGCGACCCAGACGCCCTGGATCTGGCACGCCAGCGGTGTGGCGGCGCCGATCTCGGCCTTGAAGACGACCTTGCCGTCGTCGATCCTGGCGAAGGAGCGGCCCGTGCCCACGAGTTCGGCGATCCGGGCCTGGTAGAGCAGTCCGCCGTCACCGGCCATCGGGGAGACGCCGACCTCCTCGGTGAACATGGCCACGCACGCGGGCATGATCACCTCCATCTCGTCCTTGCGGATGCGCCGCACGTACGGGTCGGGCTCGATGTCCCGGGGCAGGGACTCGGTGACCATGAGCGGCTGGTGGGCGCGGACTTCGCGGGCCGGGCCCCAGCTGGGCTCCAGCAGCTTCCACAGCGCGGAGGTGGTCTCGGCCGGCCCCACGATGGACGAGCAGCGGCGGCCGGCCCTGCGGGCACGGTCGGCGAAGGCGCGGACGGCCTCGGGGGTGGCGCAGATGGGGACGAGATTGGCGCCGGAGTAGCAGAGCGAGCGGAGCCGTCCGTCCGCGTACCAGCCCCACATCTCGCCGCCGAGGCGCCAGGGGTCGAGTCCTGCGACCTGGACCCGGGCGGTGACGAACGCGTTGGCGACCGGGTCGCTCTCCAGGACCGCGAGGGTGGCCCCCAGGTCGTCGGGATCGAGGACCCGGGTGGTCGTCTGCGTCAACACGAGAGGGCCCTCCATCACTCCTTGAGGGCAACGACAGGTGCCGCTCGGTCGGCCGGCTCCTGGGCGTAAACGTGGTGGTGTACGGCCTGCCGGTCTGTGCACTGTACCCGGATACCCGGGAGCGGGCCCCTCACGCGAATGGGCCGGGCCGCCTGCGCGGACCCGGCCCTTGCGGCGGTCGGTCAGCCGACGGAGACCTCGGGCTCCCCGGAGGCCACGCCGTCCTTCTCCATCTGCTCGGCGATCTTCATCGCCTCCTCGATCAGGGTCTCGACGATCTTCGACTCCGGGACCGTCTTGATCACCTCGCCCTTGACGAAGATCTGGCCCTTGCCGTTGCCGGAGGCCACACCCAGGTCGGCTTCACGGGCCTCGCCGGGGCCGTTCACGACGCAGCCCATGACGGCGACGCGCAGGGGCACCTCCATGCCCTCGAGGCCCGCGGTGACCTGGTCGGCCAGCTTGTAGACGTCGACCTGGGCGCGGCCGCAGGACGGGCAGGAGACGATCTCCAGCCGGCGCTGGCGCAGGTTCAGCGACTCCAGGATCTGGATGCCGACCTTGACCTCCTCGGCCGGGGGCGCGGACAGCGACACGCGGATGGTGTCGCCGATGCCCTCGCTGAGCAGCGCGCCGAAGGCGACGGCGGACTTGATGGTGCCCTGGAAGGCCGGGCCGGCCTCCGTCACGCCGAGGTGGAGCGGGTAGTCGCACTGCGCGGCCAGCTGCCGGTAGGCGTTGACCATGACGACCGGGTCGTTGTGCTTGACCGAGATCTTGATGTCGCGGAAGTCGTGCTCCTCGAAGAGCGAGGCCTCCCACAGCGCCGACTCGACGAGCGCCTCGGGGGTGGCCTTGCCGTACTTCTGGAGCAGCCGCCGGTCGAGCGAGCCCGCGTTCACACCGATGCGGATGGGAGTGCCGGCGTCCCTGGCCGCCTTGGCGATCTCCTTGACCTTGTCGTCGAACTGCTTGATGTTGCCGGGGTTGACGCGGACCGCGGCACAGCCCGCGTCGATGGCCGCGAAGACGTACTTCGGCTGGAAGTGGATGTCCGCGATCACCGGGATCTGCGACTTCCGAGCGATGGTGGAGAGTGCGTCGGCGTCGTCCTGCGTAGGGCACGCGACGCGGACGATCTGGCAGCCGGACGCGGTGAGCTCGGCGATCTGCTGCAGCGTGGCACCGACGTCGGAGGTCCGCGTCGTCGTCATCGACTGCACCGACACGGGTGCGTCGCCACCGACGGCGACCGAGCCGACCTGGATCTTGCGGCTGGCCCTCCGGTCGGCGAGCTTGGTCGGAACGGACGGCATCCCGAGAGAAATCGCGGTCATCTGCTGTGCAACCCCAAGGTGTGGATCGAGGCCCCGACAGGGCGGGCTCCAGCCTTCGACATTACGCCACGGGTCCGCGGCCCAGCACACCGCGGCGGCAAACCACCCGAAGGGACGCGGCCGGACGCCATACGGTGTCCGGCCGCGGTTTCCGCCCGGGGTCCGGGTGGTGTCCCCCGGGCGAACACGAGCCCTCAGGAGATCTTCACCGGGTTCACGATGTCCGCCACCAGCACGAGCAGCGTGAAGCAGATGAAGATCCCCGCGACCACGTAGGCGACGGGCATCAGCTTCGCCACGTCGAAGGGGCCGGGGTCGGGCCGGCGGAACAGCCGGGCGGTGTTGCGGCGCACGGACTCCCACAGCGCTCCCGCGATGTGCCCGCCGTCCAGCGGCAGCAGCGGCAGCATGTTGAACAGGAACAGCGAGAGGTTGAAGCCGGCGAGCAGCATCAGGAACGTGGCGACGATGCTCTGGGTGGGGGCGTCGAGGTTGAGCACCTCGCCGCTGATCCGGGCCGCGCCGACCACCCCGACCGGGGAGTCGTCCTTGCGCTCGCCGTCACCGAAGGCCGCCGCCCAGAGGTCCGGCACCTTGGCCGGGAGCGAGACGATCGCCTGGGCGCCGTTCTCGAACATGTCGCCCATGCGGTCCAGGGACTGCCCGAAGGTCTGCGGCACGATCTCCGTCCTCGCCGCGAAGCCGAGGTAGCCGGCCGGCACGAACTCGCCGGGGACGACCTGACCGTCGGCGTCCTTCTTGGCCACCATGTTCTTCAGCAGGGTGGCCTGGAGGACCTTCTCCTCGCCGCCGCGGTCGACCGTGATGGTGGCGGGGCCGATGGTGTCGCGGATGCGGCTGGACAGCTCTCCCCAGTCGGT
The genomic region above belongs to Streptomyces marianii and contains:
- a CDS encoding proline--tRNA ligase, giving the protein MAAQVQRMSRLMVKTLRDDPADAETLSHKLLVRAGYVRRNAAGIWSWLPLGMRVLENVARVVREEMDAIGAQEVLLPALLPKEPYEATGRWEEYGAELFRLQDRKGADYLLGPTHEEIFTLLVKDQCTSYKDLPVILYQIQTKYRDEARPRSGILRGREFQMKDSYSFDTTDEGLAESYRLHREAYIKIFQRLGLEHRIVSAVSGAMGGSASEEFLAPAAAGEDTFVHCPSCDYAANTEAVTFDLKPVTGEHGPVEELDTPDTPTIETLADHLGVPASATLKNLLVKVDGEIVAVGVPGDREVDLGKLTDHLAPAAVELVTAEDFVGRPDLVRGYVGPQGLEKVRYIADPRVAPGTAWITGANKQDKHARDVVAGRDFEVDDYLDVVVVEDGDPCPACGTGLKLDRAIEIGHIFQLGRKYTDAFQLDVLGQNGKPVRVTMGSYGIGVSRAVAALAEQHADEQGLCWPGEIAPADVHVVAAGKALQTELALDVAGKLGAAGLRVLVDDRAGVSPGVKFTDAELIGVPRILVAGRRSGEGVVELKDRRTGEREELTVEEAVARLTD
- a CDS encoding M50 family metallopeptidase codes for the protein MTILLTVLGIALFAVGLLFSIAWHELGHLSTAKLFGIRVPQYMVGFGPTIWSRHKGETEYGIKAIPAGGYIRMIGMFPPGPDGRVEARSTSPWRGMIEDARTAAFEELKPGDETRLFYTRKPWKRVIVMFAGPFMNLVLAVAIFLGVSMSFGFATQTTQVAGVQQCVIPQSEERSTCRSTDPESPASAAGLLKDDRIVAFNGVPVTDWGELSSRIRDTIGPATITVDRGGEEKVLQATLLKNMVAKKDADGQVVPGEFVPAGYLGFAARTEIVPQTFGQSLDRMGDMFENGAQAIVSLPAKVPDLWAAAFGDGERKDDSPVGVVGAARISGEVLNLDAPTQSIVATFLMLLAGFNLSLFLFNMLPLLPLDGGHIAGALWESVRRNTARLFRRPDPGPFDVAKLMPVAYVVAGIFICFTLLVLVADIVNPVKIS
- a CDS encoding GNAT family N-acetyltransferase; its protein translation is MEGPLVLTQTTTRVLDPDDLGATLAVLESDPVANAFVTARVQVAGLDPWRLGGEMWGWYADGRLRSLCYSGANLVPICATPEAVRAFADRARRAGRRCSSIVGPAETTSALWKLLEPSWGPAREVRAHQPLMVTESLPRDIEPDPYVRRIRKDEMEVIMPACVAMFTEEVGVSPMAGDGGLLYQARIAELVGTGRSFARIDDGKVVFKAEIGAATPLACQIQGVWVAPEYRGRGLSETGMAAVISYALADVAPLVSLYVNDYNTAARAAYRRVGFREVGAFMSVLF
- a CDS encoding GNAT family N-acetyltransferase — translated: MEHDVEVAPVNLAARVDDALSVQALAFGLTAEEIGIRRHIVLRHLLSPGAHALGATTPAGRLVGFVYGMPNDRTHWWSTVVEPYLRSNGSDDWLDDSFVITELHVHPAYQGRGIGRRLITTITDGAAQPRSILSAIDTESRARGLYRALGYQDLARQVVFPSAPKPYAVMGAPLPLLRGA
- the ispG gene encoding flavodoxin-dependent (E)-4-hydroxy-3-methylbut-2-enyl-diphosphate synthase, which encodes MTAISLGMPSVPTKLADRRASRKIQVGSVAVGGDAPVSVQSMTTTRTSDVGATLQQIAELTASGCQIVRVACPTQDDADALSTIARKSQIPVIADIHFQPKYVFAAIDAGCAAVRVNPGNIKQFDDKVKEIAKAARDAGTPIRIGVNAGSLDRRLLQKYGKATPEALVESALWEASLFEEHDFRDIKISVKHNDPVVMVNAYRQLAAQCDYPLHLGVTEAGPAFQGTIKSAVAFGALLSEGIGDTIRVSLSAPPAEEVKVGIQILESLNLRQRRLEIVSCPSCGRAQVDVYKLADQVTAGLEGMEVPLRVAVMGCVVNGPGEAREADLGVASGNGKGQIFVKGEVIKTVPESKIVETLIEEAMKIAEQMEKDGVASGEPEVSVG